The region CCTAAAACTATTGACAACGATCTATACGGAACAGATCATTCACCAGGATACGGTTCTGCAGCTAAATACCTTGCAATATCTATGCTTGAGTCTAGCATAGATACAAGGAGCATGTCAAAAGACTCTACCAAAATATTCATAATGGAAACAATGGGACGACACGCTGGTTGGCTGGCAGCATCTACTTCTTTAGCAAAATTAAATGCAGATTTTGGTCCACATATAATTCTCCTTCCTGAACGAATATTTGATGAAGACAACTTTGTTAATAAAGTTAAATATGAAGTTGAGAAGAATGGATACTGCACCATTGCGGTATCAGAAGGGATAAGATATAAAAGTGGTTCTTTTGTATCAGATATGGGATATACAGACAGCTTTGGAAACAGACAATTAGGAGATGCAGGAAGGGTAGTAGCTAATATTATATTAACAAGGTTGGGTTTAAAAGTACACGTTGCAGTGCCAGATTACCTACAAAGAAGTTCAGGTCATATTGTAAGCAAAACTGATCGTGAGGAAGCTATAAAAGTTGGTGAAGTAGCTTTAGATTTGGCTTTAAGTGGTATTTCAGGATTTATGGTTACTATTAATAGAGTCTCTAACGAACCATATCAAGTTCAATATGGGAAAGTTCCTTTATTTGAGGTAGCAAATAATACTAAGTATATGCCTGAGGAATTTATTGCAGATGATGGGTATGGTGTTAATGATAAATTTATTAAATATGCTAAACCATTGATTTTTGGTGAAAGTTACCCAGATTATAAAGACGGTATTCCTGATTACGTTTATTTTCCTTTAAATGAAAAATAAAAAGATAAGATAATAATAAATGACTCAGATTATATAATCTGAGTCATTTATTATATTCAATCTCAATTACTTAAAGAGCACTATAAATCATATTTATAATAGTATTTTCAAATTCTTTTACACTTTGTCTAGATGAAGAAAAATTATTTTCAATAAGAGTGAGTAAATATAAATTGCCTTTTTTTGTTCTAATAATCGCTGATATAGCAGAATCATAGTATAAAGTGCCAGTTTTTGCATATATTTCAAAATTGAATCTGTTGTTAATAGTACTTTCTTCATTAGGTGCAGCTAGCCAATCGAGTAAACTTGAACTATAATTTTTATATAGATACAACACTGCGTCATTTATCATTTTAGGTGAAAGAAGATTGTACTTTGATAAACCGCAACCATCCTTTAGTACATATTGACTAGGTTTATATCCTAAAATTTCATCAATTTTTTGTTTAAAATATTTTTCAGAATCGGATATTGTTCCTTTTCCATATATTGCTCCTAGATTTCTAAATAGTTGTTCAGCTATTTGATTGTCACTAGTTTCCAACATAGTTTTAATTATTTCTTTTAATGGAACGGAATAATGTGTATAAATTGAAGAAGCGCTGAAGGGAACCACATCATACTCTATAGCCCCTAAAAATGAAACTCCCAATTCCTGCAAATAAACAGTGGTTAGAAAATTCAAATAATCTTTTATTTCACCATTAGTTTTGTATTTTAAAGATTCATGACTACTCATCCAAATGTTAATCGAAGCTATTTGGGGTTGAGGATCATCCCACATCCAGCCTCTGCCAAATCCTTCTTCTGTCAAAAAAGAGTAATCAAATACAATATTTCCATATAATTTTGTAATTCCTTGATCTACGGTAGCTTTTTTTAATATATACTTGTATTCATCAGAAGATAACACAGGATTTCCAAAACCTTTTATATAAATATTTCCGTTATAATTAGATGTAATTGGCGAAGATCTAAATACTTGAGTTTCGAATCGATAATTAGTCCCTAGAGATTCTAAAGAAATTAATGCGGTAATTATTTTTGATAATGAAGCTGGTGTAAATAGTTTGTCTTCATTAAAAGATAGTAAGACTTGGTTTGATGAAAGATTTCTTAATTCCATTCCAACAAATCCTTCAAAGGAATTAAGCAGATTAAGTATCGAATCCATAGTATTTTCAAAGCTTGGTTGTTGTACAGTTGGATATTCAATTGGAGTTTGATAAACTTTAGAAGGATCAATAACTTCGATTCTATCTAAATAATCAGATGATTCTCCGTCTCTAGAAAGTGGTGTTCTACTTGAAAGTGGTACACCAAAAGAAATAGAAATAAATATTAGAAGAATAAAAAAGATCAATAAAGCTTGAGAAATAATTTTGTTATTTTTCACCTAAATTAGCATCTCCTTTTACAATGATAATCTTTTCAATTGGTTTAAGAGCGTTTTCAATTAATTTTCTATAATTTGTTACAACTTCTTTAAAGTTTCGATTTTTTAATAAAAATCCCATACCTTTGGTAACGGAAATTAAGAATTCCAAAATATATATTGCATCAATATCATTTCTAACTTCATTTTGTTTTTGAAATTCGATTATTTTATTTACAATCACCTGCCCATATGTTTGATAAAAATAGTTATTCACAAATGTGGAAATTCTTTTATTAGTAAAAAAATCATCAATAGGATATTCTTTTAAGATTGATTCAATATCAAAGTTTAAATTAGAAATGTATTCTAATATCTCATCAAAATTTTTTAACTCATCCACATATTTTTTAAAGGATATATATAGCTCATCTAAAATAGATTTAATTAGGAAAATTATAAAATCTTCCTTTTTACCATATTTTTCATACACAGTAGATTTACTTAGTCCTGCTGATTTAATTACTTTTTCATAATTAAATCGAGAGATTCCTTTATTTAATAATTCCACTTTTGCTATATCAATTAGTACTTGGATCTTAGAAGAAGTAGTTTTTCGAGTTTTATTTTTTTTAGACATAAACCACCTTAACTATAAATCAATTTATATTATAAAAATAGTATATACATATACATTTATCTTGTGCTTTTATAGTCATTTTAATAGTTTATAAATTGTATTTATTGTATAAATAACTTTGTATTTTATCATATAATATACATTATATAATATTAAAAGGGGAGTTTTTATTTCAAGTGACATTTTATCACATAAATATCAAGTTTGTTTTTATAGCATAATCTTAAAAGATACCTCTTTGTAGAATCGCTTATTTTATGTTTTATTAATAAAGGATATGATTTTATATTCAGAAGAAAAAAGAACGCCTTAAAAACGATTTAAAAGAGAACCATTGATTTTAGGAATATAAAAAAGCAAAAAGTAGAGTGTTTTTACCTTTTGTCGGAAAACTTAGGTTTTCCGACACTAATTTTATATTTTATAAGATTGTTCTTATAGATTGATTAATTGCTAAACCCTCATTAACAAAAGGATATAGAAAAAAATAAGATCTCACACGTAAATAAATATTAATATAAACATAAAAATAGCTCTTCAAAAGTTTGTACAGCGTATATACATTATAAAGTTGCAAATAAAACACCTATTTACATAACAATAAATCAATATGTTTATAACATAAACTTGCACATTGTAAATGCATTAAATACCTATAAGTATATTTTAAATATTATTGATTGAACTCTACTCTTAAATCTCTAAGAACTTTATCTGCCAAAAAGTCAAATAGTTAAATAGTACATTAACTGTTATCACAGTATTTTAAAATTCATCTGAACATAAAATTTTGGTCTGGAGCCATTAAACTTTTTCTCACTAATTAGGATAGGGCTTCTCTAATTTACTAAGAAATATAAGTCAGGTTTGGCGTAATTCTCATCATAAATTGAAAGTAAGTCGATTATATATGTTGTTAATTAGTATTTATTATACCGCATTTTCAAATATTTTCATAAATATTTTTTTGGAATTTTTCGTTCTTATAATTATATATACTGTATATGTAATGATATTTTTTAAAAATAATCTGCAATATGTTTATACTTTATATTTATATAATTAGTAAATAATGTATATACTAATCTGAAATTTATAGAATTTTATACATTTTATATATATTGATAATATTGATTAAAGTTAAAATTAAACGATGTATTATTAAATTTTATGGTAAAATAGTTATATAATAAACTGAATAATAATACTAAAGGAGATCTAAAATGGCATATGATTTTGATGAAATAATTGACAGAAGAAATACTGAATCTGAGAAATGGTGTAATCTTCTTAATATTTATGGAAGAAACGATATAATACCAATGTGGGTTGCAGATATGGATTTCAAATCACCACCTGAAGTTATTGATGTTTTAGAAGATAGGGTTAAGCATGGTGTCTTTGGATATCCTATGTTAAAAGATGAGTATATTGAACCTTTTATTAAATGGGTATTCAAGAAGCACACTTGGAAAATCGATAAAAACTGGGTAATAATGAACAGTTGTGTTGTAGATTCACTTAAAACTGCTGTATTAACTTTTTCAAGACCTGGAGATAGTATTGTAATTCAACCACCAGTTTATCGTCCATTTTTTAATTTAGTTACTTCTAATGGAAGAACTCTTTTAACCAATCCTTTGAAAATTGAAAATGGAAGATATAAAATTGATTTTAACGATCTTGAGAAAAAACTGTCAGAAAAAAGAACAAAATTACTTCTATTTTGTAGTCCTCATAATCCAGTTGGTAGAGTTTGGGAAGAAAACGAACTTAGAATGTTAGGAGAATTGTGTTTAAAATATGATGTTTTGATACTTTCAGATGAAATTCATAGTGACATCATCTATAACAATAAACACTTGCCAATTGCCTCACTTTCAAAAGAACTTCAAGATTCAACTTTATCTTTTTATGCTCCAAGTAAAACATTTAATTTAGCTGGGCTTAGAACTTCATTTGTTGTGATTCCTAATGAAAGAATAAGGACAGAATATGAAACTGTTTTATCTAGTATTTCAAGTATGAGCATTAATATATTTGGGTTATTAGCTGCTTCAGCTGCTTATCAATATGGTGAAAAATGGCTCGATGAATTGATTGATTATTTGAAAGGAAATATTGATTATGTGATCGAATTTTTTAAACATAAACTTCCGAAGGTGACAATAAATCCTCCAGAAGGAACTTTCTTACTTTGGCTAGATTTTAGAAGATATGGAAGCGAATCTTTTGTAAAAAATATTTTAATTAATGAAGCACATGTTGGATTAGAAGAAGGAAGTATTTTTGGGCAAGAAGGCCAAGGATTTTTTAGAATGAATATAGGTTGTCCAAGAAAAATTTTAGTCAAAGCTTGTGACAACATTTATAATGCTTTTAAAAGTTTAATATAAATATCAACTTATTTATCTTTAAGATTTTTTAAAACCCTTATCCAAAACATATTTTAAAAATAGAATTTTGAATTTATAATGGGTCTAGGGTGGAGCCCACTTCCTTTTTTCTTGGTACAAGTACGAAAAATGTAAAAAATTAAGAGTCGGCAAAAATTAGAAGTGGGGAGGTATTTTGTAAAAAATCAAACCTAAAAAATATATATAATGACGTTTTTAGGATTTCTGAAGATATTACTAAATCATAATAGGGAGGTTGGTCAAATGTTGACAGATATAGAAATTGCTCGTTCAGCGAAAATGAGAAAGATCGTCAGCATAGCAAATGAATTAGACATTCCAGAAGAATATTATAATCTTCATGGAAAATATATTGCAAAGGTATCTCATCAATATTTAAATGAGTTAGATTTTAAAAAAGATGGGAAACTAATAATGGTTACAGCTATTACCCCTACACCTGCAGGAGAAGGAAAAACAACTACTAGCATAGGCCTTTCAATGGCAATAAATAAACTACAGAAAAATTCGATAGTTACATTAAGAGAACCTTCTTTAGGACCAGTTATGGGAATTAAGGGAGGAGCTGCAGGTGGAGGCTACGCTCAAGTTCTGCCCATGGAAGATATTAATCTTCATTTTACTGGAGATATTCATGCTGTTACAACTGCTCATAATCTTATTTCAGCTATAGTTGATACATATATAAAATATGATAAGTTAAACATAGATTCTACTAGGGTACTATGGCCTAGAGCTATGGATATGAATGATAGATCTTTAAGAGACATAGTTGTGGGTTTAGGAGGAAAGAATAACGGCTATCCTCGAGAGGATAGTTTTGTCATAACTACTGCTTCAGAAATAATGGCTATTTTATGTTTATCAAAAGACCTAGAAGATCTTAAAGAACGGCTTTCAAGAATTGTTGTTGCAAGAAATAAGGAAGGAGACCCAATTACAGTTAAGGATTTAGAAATATCAGGTGCGCTTGCGGTTCTACTAAAAGACGCGATTAACCCAAACCTTGTTCAAACGATAGAAAATACACCTGCATTCGTTCACGGCGGTCCTTTTGCTAATATTGCACATGGTACAAATGCAATTACGTCAACTAAACTAGCGTTAAAGCTTTCTGATTATGTTGTAACAGAGAGCGGGTTTGGTTCTGATTTAGGTGCTGAAAAATTTTATGATTTTGTATGCCCTACTTTTGGATTACATCCTTCAGCAACTGTTCTAGTTGCTACTATAAGAGCTTTAAAGTACCATGGAGGGCAAAGTAAATCTGCTCTTTCTATTCCTGATTTAGATAGTCTTAAAAAAGGTCTTCCCAATTTACAAGTTCATATAGAAAATTTGAAAAAATTTAATTTACCAGTAATAGTAGCTATTAATAAGTTTGAAACTGATTCACAAGAAGAAATTAAATTGGTTCTTGATTTTGTTAAAGATTTAGGAGTCGAATGTAGTGTAAATGAATCTTACGAAAAAGGTTCTGAAGGAGCCGTCGATTTAGCAGAAAAAGTAATAAAATCATGTGAAAAAGATTCAGAATTAAAAACAATATACAACTTTGAAGACGAATTAGAAATAAAAATTGATAAATTGGTTAAAAATATATATAGAGCTGGAAGAGTTGAGTATACTAGTGAAGCAATTCAATCCATGAAATTTTTGAAAAAGTATGGGTACGATAAGCTTCCAATAATAATGGCTAAAACGCAATATTCCATATCTGACGATCCACACAAACTTGGATTTCCAAAAGATTATACTTTTACTATAAGAGATTTTGAGTTATCAGCTGGAGCCGGTTTTATTGTTGGATTAGCTGGAGACATGCTTAGAATGCCAGGATTGTCAAAGGTTCCAAATGCAGTTAATATTGATATAGATAAAAATGGAAATATAATAGGACTTTATTAATTTAATGTTTACTAATGACTTTAGAAATGAGAATTTCTAAGAGTTAGC is a window of Defluviitoga tunisiensis DNA encoding:
- a CDS encoding MalY/PatB family protein yields the protein MAYDFDEIIDRRNTESEKWCNLLNIYGRNDIIPMWVADMDFKSPPEVIDVLEDRVKHGVFGYPMLKDEYIEPFIKWVFKKHTWKIDKNWVIMNSCVVDSLKTAVLTFSRPGDSIVIQPPVYRPFFNLVTSNGRTLLTNPLKIENGRYKIDFNDLEKKLSEKRTKLLLFCSPHNPVGRVWEENELRMLGELCLKYDVLILSDEIHSDIIYNNKHLPIASLSKELQDSTLSFYAPSKTFNLAGLRTSFVVIPNERIRTEYETVLSSISSMSINIFGLLAASAAYQYGEKWLDELIDYLKGNIDYVIEFFKHKLPKVTINPPEGTFLLWLDFRRYGSESFVKNILINEAHVGLEEGSIFGQEGQGFFRMNIGCPRKILVKACDNIYNAFKSLI
- a CDS encoding formate--tetrahydrofolate ligase, with amino-acid sequence MLTDIEIARSAKMRKIVSIANELDIPEEYYNLHGKYIAKVSHQYLNELDFKKDGKLIMVTAITPTPAGEGKTTTSIGLSMAINKLQKNSIVTLREPSLGPVMGIKGGAAGGGYAQVLPMEDINLHFTGDIHAVTTAHNLISAIVDTYIKYDKLNIDSTRVLWPRAMDMNDRSLRDIVVGLGGKNNGYPREDSFVITTASEIMAILCLSKDLEDLKERLSRIVVARNKEGDPITVKDLEISGALAVLLKDAINPNLVQTIENTPAFVHGGPFANIAHGTNAITSTKLALKLSDYVVTESGFGSDLGAEKFYDFVCPTFGLHPSATVLVATIRALKYHGGQSKSALSIPDLDSLKKGLPNLQVHIENLKKFNLPVIVAINKFETDSQEEIKLVLDFVKDLGVECSVNESYEKGSEGAVDLAEKVIKSCEKDSELKTIYNFEDELEIKIDKLVKNIYRAGRVEYTSEAIQSMKFLKKYGYDKLPIIMAKTQYSISDDPHKLGFPKDYTFTIRDFELSAGAGFIVGLAGDMLRMPGLSKVPNAVNIDIDKNGNIIGLY
- a CDS encoding 6-phosphofructokinase, whose product is MKSKNILYAQSGGVTSVINASAYGLISKALKSEEINKIYAGIYGISGILEGNLLDIKEEPIEKIHALSYTPSSAFGSCRRRLKDDDNEGFNRLFQIFDEYNVGYFFYNGGNDSMDTAHKIDQYAIKIGYDLKVIGIPKTIDNDLYGTDHSPGYGSAAKYLAISMLESSIDTRSMSKDSTKIFIMETMGRHAGWLAASTSLAKLNADFGPHIILLPERIFDEDNFVNKVKYEVEKNGYCTIAVSEGIRYKSGSFVSDMGYTDSFGNRQLGDAGRVVANIILTRLGLKVHVAVPDYLQRSSGHIVSKTDREEAIKVGEVALDLALSGISGFMVTINRVSNEPYQVQYGKVPLFEVANNTKYMPEEFIADDGYGVNDKFIKYAKPLIFGESYPDYKDGIPDYVYFPLNEK
- a CDS encoding D-alanyl-D-alanine carboxypeptidase/D-alanyl-D-alanine-endopeptidase, which encodes MKNNKIISQALLIFFILLIFISISFGVPLSSRTPLSRDGESSDYLDRIEVIDPSKVYQTPIEYPTVQQPSFENTMDSILNLLNSFEGFVGMELRNLSSNQVLLSFNEDKLFTPASLSKIITALISLESLGTNYRFETQVFRSSPITSNYNGNIYIKGFGNPVLSSDEYKYILKKATVDQGITKLYGNIVFDYSFLTEEGFGRGWMWDDPQPQIASINIWMSSHESLKYKTNGEIKDYLNFLTTVYLQELGVSFLGAIEYDVVPFSASSIYTHYSVPLKEIIKTMLETSDNQIAEQLFRNLGAIYGKGTISDSEKYFKQKIDEILGYKPSQYVLKDGCGLSKYNLLSPKMINDAVLYLYKNYSSSLLDWLAAPNEESTINNRFNFEIYAKTGTLYYDSAISAIIRTKKGNLYLLTLIENNFSSSRQSVKEFENTIINMIYSAL
- a CDS encoding TetR/AcrR family transcriptional regulator; the protein is MSKKNKTRKTTSSKIQVLIDIAKVELLNKGISRFNYEKVIKSAGLSKSTVYEKYGKKEDFIIFLIKSILDELYISFKKYVDELKNFDEILEYISNLNFDIESILKEYPIDDFFTNKRISTFVNNYFYQTYGQVIVNKIIEFQKQNEVRNDIDAIYILEFLISVTKGMGFLLKNRNFKEVVTNYRKLIENALKPIEKIIIVKGDANLGEK